The following proteins come from a genomic window of Fretibacterium sp. OH1220_COT-178:
- a CDS encoding FlgT C-terminal domain-containing protein, with product MKKKGLLKSCLALSLFFSLVSVCMAAEPRRLHVVILPTENSTGMQVWESKFYPYDVLERKMTDYLEVLFKRSPLIDVQVLDETGMNRWFAMPRRPGDMALQMELFDAVFEERNVLGKLEKGRVSLRIRIMDSVRAQQFAMRVAEGADKRFTFDGDKLYWLDAALVSLPLPFKDGLDLLGLTGGKDRGQRMSRPTWEQFRTSSQWHALKKAIEDAQAQAMGQVANALRRNDPTAAAEGRDTFSPSFTTVGRILSPTARSKRRKREFIISIGRQDALRVGDVLEVVRGDTYVTVDPENPVVVLRNVIGKVKVISVQERNSVVRVVKDNRKEPIQLKDIVIKVTGPRS from the coding sequence CACGTGGTGATCCTGCCCACGGAGAACTCCACGGGAATGCAGGTGTGGGAGAGCAAGTTCTACCCTTACGACGTCCTTGAACGCAAGATGACGGATTATCTGGAGGTGCTCTTCAAGCGGTCCCCCCTGATCGACGTTCAGGTGCTGGACGAAACCGGCATGAACCGCTGGTTCGCCATGCCCCGCCGTCCGGGGGACATGGCGCTCCAGATGGAGCTCTTCGACGCGGTGTTCGAGGAGCGCAACGTCCTGGGCAAACTGGAGAAGGGGAGGGTGAGCCTGCGGATCCGCATCATGGACTCCGTCCGCGCGCAGCAGTTCGCCATGAGGGTCGCCGAGGGGGCCGACAAGCGCTTCACCTTCGATGGAGATAAGCTCTACTGGCTGGACGCGGCTCTCGTCTCCCTCCCGCTCCCCTTCAAGGATGGGCTCGACCTTCTGGGGTTGACCGGGGGCAAGGATCGGGGACAGCGGATGAGCCGCCCGACGTGGGAGCAGTTCCGGACCTCCTCGCAGTGGCACGCCCTCAAGAAGGCCATCGAGGACGCTCAGGCTCAGGCCATGGGGCAGGTTGCCAATGCCCTCAGGCGCAACGACCCGACGGCGGCGGCCGAGGGGAGGGATACCTTCTCCCCGTCCTTCACGACGGTGGGGCGGATCCTGTCCCCCACCGCCAGGTCGAAGCGCCGCAAGCGGGAGTTCATCATCTCGATCGGGCGCCAGGACGCATTGCGTGTGGGGGATGTCCTGGAGGTCGTCCGGGGCGATACCTACGTCACCGTCGACCCGGAGAACCCCGTCGTGGTGCTCCGGAACGTGATCGGCAAGGTGAAGGTGATCTCCGTTCAGGAGCGGAACTCCGTCGTTCGCGTCGTGAAGGACAACCGGAAGGAGCCCATACAGTTGAAGGACATCGTCATCAAGGTCACGGGGCCGAGGAGCTGA